gggccaactgcccattatgccaaacctacgctcaccaagtttcggcttcgaaatattttcagttttggaGATAAGGCCACGTCGtgattcgtgatgttttgtacatttgcaatatgattgcttatgccctcttgtgggatttaccgggacagcggaaaaatgaccaaaataggattattttataaaacggaaaccgaatgtctgAGAGAGTTCGTGCTGCAGGCCCGACGCCGTTTTTAGAAACATTTttggacgtctagtaagggaccgtacatttgcaatatggactttctcactaaccatatggCGAATGTCAAAATGTTACCTTAAGTTATGGTATACTTAATGTAGTTGCTGTGGAATTTGGAGCTTGTAGCTGATTTGTCTTGTATTGCCAATAGAGCTGTCACCGACTGAAAATAATCTTTGATGACCAACTCAAGGAGCTTGAGACCAAGATAACCAGAAGAAGTCTTAGGCTACAAATGTGCCGTCTGCAAAAAACTCAGGCGGATACACAGTGAGATGAAAGGGGATGTCTGGCATTATATGTTAATAGTAATAAACATACACTTCAGGAAATCAGATTTGTTATAAAATATTAGttattagtgttgcaccattgTTCTGACATAATATTACCAGGTACAATTTCAGTagcacatcagtggaggctggtgggaagagctataggaggtcaggctcattgtaatggctggaatggaataaatggaacggtatcaaacacaaatatatggaaaccacatttttgactccgttccattttTTCCATTCCGGCCacgacaatgagcctgtcctcatATAGCTCCTCCCACAAGCCTCCACTGTAGCACATATGTGTCTTagagtgatggactgtgccatccctgcggcctccgcaatggattaaTCCACTGAGACAGGCACGAAACAGGCAGGTGTCTCGTGTggcataaaaaaaaaaagttttttggcctatcgaccaaacaactgaccagtcgactaaatggggtcagccctaattGCCAATCTGCCTTGTCAAACAAGGCACTCATATAATTCCCTCTGAATTCAATCCCATTGAATCTATAATGTTACTGGGTGTACAATTTGTAAACTAATAATTAACATAACTAGTTCACAGGACACTATAAAGAGCAGTTATCTGTATTTATCAAGACCGGCACAAAAGAGAGCGGTTGTCGATTTGTTTACAGTTCCTAGCAACGGAAAGACGAGCATGAGACACTGTGACTCAGGGCTGTATAATCTCCCCATGTTTGCACATCCTATTTACATGCTTGTTACACAAAATTAACTCAAAATTGGACATCTTTCACACCCACCTATAATTTTTATTGGATGTAACCTACTGGTTAGAGCACATGTACTGTAATATAAACTATTTAAGTAATACGGATGATCGATTTATTCATGactttttaaattaaatataaatATGGTTTGTGGAGGTATGGGTAATGGTTATACTATAATTGTGGTACAGTTTTAGGGAACGTAATTCATCATAGATGATCTTTTCCAACAgttacataacataacagagtaTACCTAATACATATAATATACATAATTGCACTGAACATACATACATCTTCATGCATGACTAATTGGAACATAAACACTCAAGGAGGGCATGTTTTTCTGTATGTATCAGTCTTGGAGGATGACCCCTATCAGACTTGACCCCTCTCACACTTTAAAATGTGTAGTGTAGCCACGAAGCTCCTGAAGCAGTGACTGAGCATGCTCCTGACAGCCACCGAGGAGAAATAGAAGATGATGGGGTCTAGGCAGGCGTTGAGGGTACTGGAGAGCAACGCTACATCCCTCCAACTCTCGCTGTCTTTCCGGACGAACCCCACCACGTGGGATACGTTGTAGGGCCCAAAGCAGAGGGCAAACACCAACAGGGTGCCCAGTGCCAGCCCAATGGCCCGCAGGCGCCGCCGTCGCCCGATGTTGGGCAGCCGAGACAGGATACGGATGAAGTTGACATAGCAGAAGGTGCAGACCAGGAAGGGGACGCAGAAGAGGACCAGGAATAGCTCCAGACGCACTGGGAGAAGGATGCTGAGCTGGCCTTGGGTGAAGTTTAGGTAGCACGTTGTCGGGGGATCGTCCATAATGGTCCCATTGCTATATATCCAGTGGGAGCAGGGCACAATGTACACAACGCTAAGGTTCAGTGATGACACCACCCAACATATGATACTGGCCACCACAGCATAGCGTGGCCTGTGACACAGGGCGTATCTGATAGGGAAGGCCACACCAAGGTAGCGCTCCACACTCACCGCGGTCAGGAGGAGGGTGCTGTTGTAGATGGTGGAGTAGAACAGGAAACCAGTGACTGGACACAAGAAGAAGGGGAGGTTCCAGTTCATGTCATCAACAGCCTCCTTCATCTTGAAGGGCAGGAAAGCGAGGAAGATGAGGTCGGAGATGGTCAGGTTGAGGAGCAGGATGTCGATGGGGGCAGGTTTGCGGCGCACCTTTTGGCAAAAGGTGCAGAATGCCAGGATGTTGGCAGGTACCCCAATCAGGAAGGTGGCAATGTAAACAGACAGCAACAGATGAGTGATCGGCATGGCGATTAGCCTACTTCATCAGTCTCAGACACTTGGAGACTCACGACACAACTGGAAAGAAAAAAGGGTGAAAAATAGCTTatcaagttgcatggactcactcagtgtgcaataatagtgcttAACATGGTTTTTAATGTCTACCTCGTCTTTGTACCCCAcacttactccacaatactaacctaattgacagagtgaagagaAGGAAGCCTATAGAGGATACAAATATTCAAaatcatgcatcctgtttgcaaatgtacttttgtcctgaatacaaagtgttatgttggGACAAATCCAATAGAACACATTACTTAGTACCACTCTACATATTTTCAAGCAgagtggtgactgcatcatgttatgggtatgcttgtaatctttATGGAcaggagtttttcaggatgaaaaataaatggaatgtagctaagcacaggcaaagtccTAGAGAAATACCTGGTTCAATttgctttccacaagacactgggagataaattcacctttcagagGACAATTACCTAAAGctcaaggccaaatctacaatggagttgcttaccaagaagacagtgaatctTCCTGAGTGTCcgaattacagttttgacttaaatctgcatTAAAATCTATGGCACAACTTGAAAATGGTTGTatcgcaatgatcaacaaccaacttgaataattttgaaaagaataataggtaaatattgtacaatccaggtgtgcaaagctcttagagacttacccagaaacactcacagctggaATTGATACCAAAGGGGATTTTAACACGTATTAACTCAGGGGTAAGATaatttatgtaaatgagatatttctttattttatttttttatttcatctttttGTCTGCTTTTGTGTTTTGATTTGATTGTTCACCTGTATAAAACATAAGCCTCAACTTTGGGGTTATTTCTAAAAATGGAGTTACTGTTAAATGTATCACCTGTGTTCTGAAGAAGTTACATCTTTAGAAGAGATTGGATTGATGCAAATTCAGAATTGACTTAGAATGCTAACAAGATATACAGTAAAAGAGTGAATAGATGCTATTCAATATTAATTTCACAGCGGGTAAAAGTAGATGATACATTCTGTTGTGGTGAAGTTTTGTGAATAACCCATCTTTTTTTACTGATACCTCATTCATACTGTAAGGAAAAGTGTCCGTTTTCTAATGACAAACTCACCTCCATCTTGAAAATCTGTATCCCCATGATCACTATGTTACCCGACTGGATCCTCAAATGTACTGGCAGCACAAAGTGTCTGCCGGATGCTGATTGTCAGATCAAATCAGACCACTCCTCCCTCACTGCATTACCCACTGCCAAGTGTCTGTGATGTGATATGCTGCGCAAATTTAATAAACTCCTGTCACAATCTTTGTTCCCATAAGCTCTCCAAACATTGTCTCTCAGCAACCCTTGCATGTCCAATGTAATGTATCTCAGATAAATTTACAGGGAAATGAGTTGCAATCACATGAAGATCAGTGTAAAATAAGATGGCAGATAGTTGGTCAGCAATGAAATCATTGGACTTTGATTGTGAAAATATGAGATATTGAAATAATCTGGGAATAATCAGATGTTTCTGCCCACCAGATGGCAGAGTCAATCACATATGTTTTTAAACTACTTATGTTGTTGTGGACAGTTATATCTTCAATATGCATcttggaattggataaggacgcgcGCAGCACTCCGGGCCAAGGGCACAGTGGACACTGTCAGCAAAAGGAATGGATCTTTTTAGGGTCCATTATGGCCACACAGAGGGGATGCTGCCGGGAAATTAGAGGAATTagcaagtgcttgtcaaattgcgaatgagagactgatgaagtgtgtacagcctgagCAAAGGTTCATGCctttcattcaactttttttcaaatcatcattagagttgcatcatgcagccttacaatgtattcaATATCAAAACATAAgtcaacgtttgtagaacaactaaagttacataaataactctaaattaagcatataggggGACATGTTTCTTCgttaaccactcaacacagaaCAGCCTCATGTgaacactccctcaaatcgtttggagaaaatatcctttctattttatccAGCGTTGTTAAATTGTATTCcacatactataaaataatataaaataattccACTGAATTCTAAAaatatcttgtctgctaaattaactaatGTAGCGCACAGTCAATTTGCATAGCTCAATCAGGACCTAAcgtaaggacaactcagagtatcctattctgttcttctgaaataaaataaataaaaaaaatatatatgccatttagcagacgcttttatccaaagcgacttacagtcatgtgtgcatacattctacgtatgggtgatcccgggaatcgaacccacctTTAGACCAccttttcttcatatcatgttagACCTTTcgaaaataaataatggatttattgtgaaggtgtaggatatattacatggatttattagactttttaaaatgtagatgttccaaaggtctgcatcaatGGCTTGTAAGGAAGCCAGGAGatactaaatgtgtttatgttaattaacagtcaattacAGTGAGACCGACaattatttgcttgacaatccaCTTGCTGATGAAATTTCGTGAACACCACAGCTCTATGTAGAAGTTACTGGACACCGGAAGTAGTAGAGGTTCTATTCCTGGTTTGTCAGCCGCCTCCATCTTGAAAGGCAGAAAGATGAGTTCGGAGATGGTCAGGTTGAGTAGCAGGATGTCGATGGCGGCACGTTTGCAGCTCACTTTTCTGCAAAAAAATGCCAGGATGTTGGCAGGTACCCCGATCAGGAAGGTGGTGATCTGGACAAATAGTGCAATCGTGATCTGGACAAATAGTCAAATAGTGTAATCTGCTGCTGTCGTGGGCAGTTACTGTCAGCGATGTTGTCACTACAAGTAAGAGGAAATCATCACGATATACTGACGGTGCAACTCAAAACTATTGGTAGGAGcctactgggcacagacgtcaattcaacatctattccacattggtttgacgtcatttcattgaaatggcgtggaaacaacgttgattctgATGTGTAGTAACTGATGTGTAGCTACTATGAGTTGTGTTGTCATAGTTGTCAAAACATTATTTACAGTAATATATTTTAGCAGTGTCCATGAAGTTAAACTTTTGAATACTCAAACTTAATATTCTGAAAATACTAACCTGAGGTATCAATGATTAGACAGGATACATTTGCACCTTCCACAATTTTCTTCAAACTCGCCTATTCAGTAGCCCAGATCCACTAAGACATTATGGTAACCAGACAATCAGATCAAATTAAACAGTCATATGCATCTGTCTTACACTGGTCTAGGGAGTTGGAAGTGGTCTTATTCAAGGAGGTGGAAAGTGAGTGCAAATTAGTCACGAAATGCAAAGTATCAAAAATCCAAACCATAAAGAagtacccctttctctctccaccaaCCCTCTTTGGTCATAGGACCTTAAGGCCCCTGTCAGTCATGACTCACCCTTCTACCTTTTTTTGGTGAAAAACATATAATTTGGTTATCTACTTTTGGTTAGGAGAGACTGGTGTAAAATGACCTTTTTTTTGCATTCAGCATCACGCCATCAAAGGAAATATAGTAttatttctaacaaagatatctacatacatttcaggatgttgtgtatccctggaaaaaaatcagaattcatgtaaacataaAAGTTTTGACAACATAGCTGGTCCCCAAAAAGTGGTCTCTTGGGGTAAGTACAGCTgcgggacagggtaaattaagccacctatacatttctgtactgaattaaatacctctacctttttaaaaccatgtccatctttatttcccaaacacaattcaacacaatcacaatCGCTGTTTGTCCTTTAAGCACcttttaacacaggcttaacatatctaccttaattaccttgtacccctgcacactaaCCCGGTACTGatatatatagccaagttatcattactcattgtgtatttattcctttaaTCTTTCTATAGTTTTTAAAATGTTctttgcattgttgggaagggcccgtaagtatgcatttcacctgttgtttaccaagcatgtgacataaaatgttatattttatttttaacaaacactttgtacttttaacataggccaggccctgttgttacctcatatctcAACAATAGTGCCTTGCATTATGCCTGCGAAGAAGACACTTCAATTCTGACATTGGCATtagctcaacttaccccaaggcaaacatttggactatattagcccacacagctacaaggatgcccTTTCATGATAGGTTTAGGACCTAATATTGAAGCTTATAGACCCCAACTGATTTATAGAACAATCCTAAAATGATCTCATTTCGTTTAGATACAAGCCtcatgaaacctctaacacaataAATTAATTTGACTGTGTGAAAATCTGTTTTTTTGGACTCAACTTGCTTACTACTTTTGTagtgtggtttcttccttcacagactccactAAATGATGAGATCTTCCtaaatatttgtgtcattttGTGTATAGTTTCTTAGAAACAAGGGTGACTCAACTTATCTCtttgctcaacttaccccactctcccttaCATACATGCTCGGTTTCAGTGTTGACACTACACTCCAATATAGGGGTGAAAATCTGATATCAACTTTGGAGGGGACAATTACATGAAATTTTCTCAAGAGCAATTCCTGAGGGGGACACCAAAAGTAGTGCTGTAACACATAGCCTACGTTGTAATATGTTAAATGTATATTGAGGAACCATAATT
This window of the Oncorhynchus keta strain PuntledgeMale-10-30-2019 chromosome 20, Oket_V2, whole genome shotgun sequence genome carries:
- the LOC118399024 gene encoding free fatty acid receptor 3-like — translated: MPITHLLLSVYIATFLIGVPANILAFCTFCQKVRRKPAPIDILLLNLTISDLIFLAFLPFKMKEAVDDMNWNLPFFLCPVTGFLFYSTIYNSTLLLTAVSVERYLGVAFPIRYALCHRPRYAVVASIICWVVSSLNLSVVYIVPCSHWIYSNGTIMDDPPTTCYLNFTQGQLSILLPVRLELFLVLFCVPFLVCTFCYVNFIRILSRLPNIGRRRRLRAIGLALGTLLVFALCFGPYNVSHVVGFVRKDSESWRDVALLSSTLNACLDPIIFYFSSVAVRSMLSHCFRSFVATLHILKCERGQV